The genomic interval CATCCGCCGGCTGCGCAAGACGCTCGAGCCCAGCGGACTGGACGGCATGGTGCAGACGGTCCGCGGCGCCGGCTACCGGTTCTCGGCGTCGGTGTGAGGCCCGCTCTGCGCGGCGCGTGCGTGCCGCCTGCGGTCGCCCTGCCCCGCGGCGACACCGCATCACGCCCTCGCAGACCTGCCCGCCTACATTGCCTAGACTTGCCGCCATGCCCCCTCGTCTCCACGCCGCCTGGACCCGCACGCTGTTGCAGCTCGGGGCCGTGCTTGCGGGCGCGACGCTCATCGGCGCCCTCGCCGGTCAGGCATGGATGGCGCTGGCGCTGGCCGCGCTGGGCGTGATTGCCTGGCACGCGTGGAAGCTCTACGCCCTGTTGCGGCGGCTGACCTCGCGCAGCCGAGTGCCACCGCCGCAAGGCGACGGGGTCTGGCAGGAAACCGACCGGCTGCTGCACCGCGGCCAGCAGGACATGCGCAACCGCAAGCGGCGCCTGATCGCGATGCTGCGCGCATACCGCGCGGTCGCCGCGGCGCTGCCCGATGCGGTCGTGGTGGTCGAGCGCAACAGCCAGCGGGTGCAGTGGGTCAACCGCGCGGCGACGACACTGCTCGGCCTGCAGATGCCACGCGACGTCGGCCGCCCGGTCGGCGCGGCACTGCAGCCGCTGCCGCTGGCGCACTGGCTGGCCCAGGGCCGGCGCGCGGAACCGCTGCTGGACGTGCCCTCGCCGTTCTCGTCGGGCACCCGGCTGGAACTGCGGCTGATCCCCTATTCAGACGATCTGTGGCTGCTGCTGGTGCGCGACGTCACGCGCATGGTGCGGTTGGAGCAGATGCGCCGCGATTTCGTCGCCAACGTCTCGCACGAACTGCGCACGCCGCTGACCGTGGTCCACGGCTACCTGGACATGCTCGACCCGGAGGAGCAGCCCGAATGGGCGCCGATGCTGCAGGAGATGCAGCGCCAGTCGCAGCGCATGACCCAACTGGTCGAGGACCTGCTCACGCTGTCGCGGCTGGAAGCGCAGGAAGGCGTCGGCGACGAGATCGTGTCGATGGCCTCGATGCTGGCCTCGCTGCGCCGGGAACTGGAGATGCTCAGCCAGGGCCGGCATGCGATCGAGGTCGAGGATGCATCGGACACCGACCTGGTCGGCTCGACCCGCGAACTGCACAGCGCGTTCTCCAACCTGGTCAGCAACG from Luteimonas sp. S4-F44 carries:
- the phoR gene encoding phosphate regulon sensor histidine kinase PhoR — encoded protein: MPPRLHAAWTRTLLQLGAVLAGATLIGALAGQAWMALALAALGVIAWHAWKLYALLRRLTSRSRVPPPQGDGVWQETDRLLHRGQQDMRNRKRRLIAMLRAYRAVAAALPDAVVVVERNSQRVQWVNRAATTLLGLQMPRDVGRPVGAALQPLPLAHWLAQGRRAEPLLDVPSPFSSGTRLELRLIPYSDDLWLLLVRDVTRMVRLEQMRRDFVANVSHELRTPLTVVHGYLDMLDPEEQPEWAPMLQEMQRQSQRMTQLVEDLLTLSRLEAQEGVGDEIVSMASMLASLRRELEMLSQGRHAIEVEDASDTDLVGSTRELHSAFSNLVSNAVRYTPPGGRITIRYAPTRDGGVALSVDDSGYGIPAAHLPRITERFYRVSTSRSRESGGTGLGLAIVKHVLHLHQARLEIDSEVGRGSRFACHFVAERVRARDAHVTGAFG